TCATATTCAGAGACATAACCCCCTTTCAAGGGCTAGGCTATTTGCAGTCTTTTTTATCTTCCTTCTTGAACCATGTGAAAAATATTTTAACATCATTAACTCATTTTTATGAGAGCTGAGGAGAAATGAGATAGACTTGCTGCATAACAACGTGTGAATGCAGCGGGTGCAGATCGAGGATAAGTCGATGGCCTCTGTCAAAAGAGGTTCTCCCGCTCGTGCAATCTTGAGCCAGTGAAGTGACAGGAGAGCTAAGGAAAGCGAGTTCTGTGGAATATGCTTGATCGGGAGCAGCGTGATGTGCTGTACAGCTGGATTTTTTCAGTGCCACGTGAAAGGAGCCAGGTGCCCCGTGCCTGCTATTGTCATCTCAAATTATCTGGGAGCTGCAGAAACAAGACCCAATGCCCCGAATTGTCACAGGTTGTGCTGTATGACAACTTAGATATGAGTGTGTGCAAAACTGTGAAATGACAACATGCCTCAAAGCCAAACTAGACATATTGACAGCAGCCAAGTTGATTTAATCAGACATATGTCCTGTCTTTTGTATATGTGGGGGTCTGATTTTAGTATCAAAATGAGCAGGCAGTTGAGGGGGGGTATCCCTCTCCCCTTATTTTGTCACAGTTGGTTGCCCAAATTCCCTTCTTCTCCAGCCTAGCTGGAAAATAAGCTGCTGGGCTGGCCAAATGCAGAGAGATATGACAGAGAAGGGTGACAAGTTCACTTTTCCTCTCCCATGTATCCCTTGTGATGTGAAAATCAATCATTTTATTCATGAATGTGGCAAACATGTAAAACAAGCTATTGTACCTACTTTGAACATCAGACAGTgttttgctctctctcttttttttactggataaactgcatttttactttgaaCAGTCACATGGTTGCAGAGCACCATAGAAGCTGCTGTGCTGAGAATTCACGTGGGCTGCAGTCTTCGCTCGCTGGGCATTCAACTGCACCACTGTTGATGTCATCAATGATGTCGTGGGGATGCCTCCCATCAACATTGCAGCCAACGGACTGAGCTGTTCCTACGATCTCCTTAATGGTCCCCGAGAGCTCCCGGGCCAAGGACCTGCGCCACATCTGCCTGGCAATGTTCACAATCTCATCGAAGCTGATGTTGCCGCTGTGCTTAATGTTCTTTTGTTTCTTATGGTCACGGGGTGGCTCCTTCAGAGCTTTGATGATCAAGGCAGAGGCTGATGGAACCACTTCTATCTGAGCTTGCCTGTTCTGGATGGTCAGCTTCACAGTGATTCTTAGCCCCTTCCAGTCACCGGTGGCTTTGGCAATGTCATCTCCTACCTTTTTGGGAGACAAACCCAGGGGCCCAATTTTAGGAGCCAGAGCAGAAGTGGCACCAACTTCACCTCTGGTGCATCTCAAATACACAACTTTGATTTCGTTGGGGTCAAACTTTGGCGGCATGGCGTAGCGAGGAGTGCCGGGCTAAGCACCAGAAAGGATGGCGACGGATACAGGGAGCACCGAATCCCCCTACACAATCGTAAAGATGCTAAAAGAGCCGTGTTTTCCCCTTTTGATTAGATGTGAGTGGGTGGCTGCAGGTCTCTCTTAAGTGCAGAATGGACAAATGTGTATTGTTCCATGTTTATCCTTCATGTACTTGTTGCTTTACCAGTTTGTCTTCCAGTTTCCTGTAGAACGTCAGTGTTTTGTTCATTTAACTTCAATGTATGATTTTTTCCCTTCACTGGGCATGTCAACGCTGTAAAAAGAGATTCTGTATAAGGTCATTTACCATTGGAGATTCTAAGAGCCTTTcaccacaaacagaaaaacaaaaattaagaatAAAAAATGAAGACGTTGGCTTTTAGAGGTGAGGCCCTTCCTAGGGCTTGATTGAACAAATTCCTGTTCAGCTTAATTCTGGTTTCTGGAGTGTTTCTGGgtttccccacagcattgtggaGATTTAAATATTAATCTTTTATGTGTGatgggtgccatcaagtcacagctcacttatggtgaccccccccctcaaGGAGTTTACAGGGGAAGAGAcaaatagaagtggtttgccatttcctgcctctgtgtagggaccctggacttccttggtggtctcccatccaagtactaaccagggtggaccctgcttagcttccaagagccaaggagattgggctagcctgggccatccagatcagctCATTCACCTATTTAGGGAGGATAATTTAGCAATCTCAGCTGAACAGTCTGCATGCAGGATTTTTGTAAAAATGGTCTTTAACAGCTTCATTTGGTTcaaatgtgtgttatgtgccgtcaaatcacctccgacctatggtgacccaaATGTAAGTACTCTTTTTAAATGATTCAGGAAGAACActgtcttttctccaggcctttTCTGAATAAAATGAGGGAAGGCTAGCAAGTGTCAGCTAAGTGAAACATAGGAACAAAAAATGTAGACATTCATATTTCCTGATGAATAACATCTGAAATCCAGGGTTGTGCAAACTATTTGTTTTCCTTTGGTGCCTAGCAGAAATGGCCATATGGGCTCATTTTTGAGTTGCCAATAATGCTGACTCTGAAAGCATCTCTAGTCCATCTGTTTGTCCATCTGTGATTCAGAGGGCTTTTCACACTTTCTGCCTTCAGGCAATACTTTCCACACGGAACCTTGGTGCAACTTCTTTGGACCCCCCTCCATGTTGAAAAGAATCCTGGAGGATGTCGCCTGAAAAGGATTCTTATTCGCCTTGGGTGAGCAGGGAAGCAACTCAGTACAAAGAGATTTCCGTGTGTCTTTCATTTATGGGCTGTACTAAATTTGAATTTTAAAGTTTGCCTGGCCTAGAAATCAAACTCAAATTAAATTACTCAAGATACAAATAACATTTAGTAGACAACATAACAGAAGGGGGAAGAAAACAGCAAGTAACTTATTGTCATGGTTACCACAGGAAACAGCAGGATATAAAGACACCACAGTATTCCTATGTCTCAGTGAGCATTGGGGAAGAAGCACTTTAGGAAGCCATATCAGTTTCCAGTGACTTCTCTTCAAATATGAGGATCCGCCCCCCTACCCCACAGCCCAGGCATTTCAAAACTGGTTTTGCCTCTCTCAGAATTCTCTGGAAATATAGCTCAAGCATGAACCTCGCGAGGTGTCTGTGTCATTCAGGCTAAATTCAGTGTCAATTTATGGATGAGTGGagtacccccaccccactcccaagAAATTTTGCAACTCACATTTTTTTCTTGAGCTTTCCTCCAAATTCCCCTGCTGTTTCACTCAAGGAGGAAACTCTAAATTTGCCTTAATACATTTTCTTGGGGAAAATTCAAGAAACTGCAGTTAAACCCCAAATGGAGacctgtctgtttctttctagaTTCCTCGAGGTAAGAAACACAGCCAAGAGT
Above is a window of Eublepharis macularius isolate TG4126 chromosome 11, MPM_Emac_v1.0, whole genome shotgun sequence DNA encoding:
- the LOC129337674 gene encoding 60S ribosomal protein L12-like — translated: MPPKFDPNEIKVVYLRCTRGEVGATSALAPKIGPLGLSPKKVGDDIAKATGDWKGLRITVKLTIQNRQAQIEVVPSASALIIKALKEPPRDHKKQKNIKHSGNISFDEIVNIARQMWRRSLARELSGTIKEIVGTAQSVGCNVDGRHPHDIIDDINSGAVECPASEDCSPREFSAQQLLWCSATM